A portion of the Vicia villosa cultivar HV-30 ecotype Madison, WI unplaced genomic scaffold, Vvil1.0 ctg.000320F_1_1, whole genome shotgun sequence genome contains these proteins:
- the LOC131626771 gene encoding protein trichome birefringence-like 39, producing MGFLLPTLFLSLLLLFSSHQTKAHQFNNLNPPTTTATTISNSSTERKLAGTCNLFRGKWVYDASYPLYDPSSCPFIDPQFNCQKYGRPDSQYQKYRWQPLTCSLPRFNALDFLAKYRGKKIMFVGDSLSLNQFNSLACMIHSWVPKTRTSFSKQSAISTITFQDYGLQLFLFRTPYLVDLDRENVGNVLKLDSIKSGDAWRGMDVLIFNTWHWWTHTGNAQPWDYIQEGGKLYKDMNRFIAFYKGLTTWARWININVNPTQTKVFFLGISPVHYEGRDWNQPAKSCMRETQPFFGLKYPAGTPMAWVIVNKVLNRLKKPVYFLDVTTLSQYRKDAHPEGYSGVMSTDCSHWCLPGLPDTWNVLLHAALFG from the exons ATGGGTTTTCTGTTACCCACTCTGTTTCTATCTCTGCTTCTTCTATTCTCTTCCCACCAAACAAAAGCTCATCAATTCAATAACCTCAACCCACCAACCACAACAGCAACTACCATTTCCAATAGTAGTACCGAAAGAAAACTCGCAGGAACGTGCAATTTGTTTCGTGGCAAATGGGTCTATGACGCTTCGTATCCTCTCTATGATCCTTCTTCTTGTCCCTTCATAGATCCACAATTCAACTGTCAGAAATACGGTCGGCCTGATAGCCAGTATCAGAAATATAGATGGCAGCCACTCACTTGTTCTTTACCAAG GTTCAATGCATTGGATTTTCTAGCAAAGTATAGAGGAAAGAAGATTATGTTTGTTGGTGATTCTTTGAGTTTGAATCAGTTCAATTCATTGGCATGTATGATTCATTCTTGGGTGCCAAAAACAAGAACTTCATTCTCAAAACAAAGTGCTATTTCCACAATAACATTTCAG gATTATGGTCTCCAATTATTTCTATTCCGCACACCATACTTAGTAGACCTAGATCGTGAAAATGTTGGGAATGTTCTAAAGTTAGACTCAATAAAGAGTGGTGATGCTTGGAGAGGGATGGATGTACTGATTTTCAACACGTGGCATTGGTGGACCCATACTGGCAACGCACAACC ATGGGATTATATTCAAGAAGGTGGCAAGTTGTACAAAGACATGAACAGATTCATTGCATTCTACAAAGGCTTGACAACTTGGGCTAGATGGATTAACATCAACGTAAATCCAACCCAAACCAAGGTCTTCTTTCTCGGAATTTCTCCGGTGCACTACGA GGGTCGGGATTGGAATCAACCAGCGAAATCATGTATGAGGGAGACACAGCCATTCTTTGGATTGAAGTACCCAGCAGGAACACCAATGGCTTGGGTGATAGTAAACAAGGTATTGAACAGATTAAAAAAGCCGGTGTATTTTCTGGACGTGACAACACTTTCACAATACAGAAAAGATGCACATCCAGAAGGGTATAGTGGCGTTATGTCAACAGATTGTAGTCATTGGTGTCTTCCAGGACTTCCTGATACATGGAATGTTCTTCTTCATGCAGCTCTTTTTGGTTGA
- the LOC131626743 gene encoding uncharacterized protein LOC131626743 isoform X1: MMTWIDNIYQKFENMIQEVEDTMLEKFQHLENQMSIAGESVKKLYSTAMEDLLSPSTTSALVLPIGHYAGISEKSLQRTKKLSGTNLDHCYYVKADNFKSGVKPQVESADVESNIGSNVNQQNEEMPTSETAIEPTVAKTDSAEVTDFASVSDFCNRIENASTEQNRGVVEVLVEPAEEKEENMSSFSSDIFEDANGFSMINAMQQDDDSKLDQTCVIISKDELEFAPSATVNRKTIEKKWLQPFSLIKKSARKKEYEELALLHGKNEIGNDDCIESLCREDIFEPEWELL, translated from the exons ATGATGACTTGGATTGATAATATATACCAGAAGTTTGAGAATATGATCCAGGAGGTTGAAGATACAATGTTGGAG AAATTTCAACACTTAGAGAATCAAATGAGCATTGCTGGAGAAAGTGTTAAGAAATTATATTCAACTGCCATGGAAGATTTGCTTTCTCCGTCTACAACCTCGGCTCTTGTATTGCCTATAGGTCACTATGCTGGTATCTCAGAGAAGTCGCTTCAACGTACCAAGAAACTAAGCGGTACCAATCTTGATCATTGCTATTATGTCAAAGCGGATAATTTTAAATCAGGTGTAAAACCACAGGTTGAGAGCGCAGATGTTGAATCAAACATAGGTAGCAATGTAAATCAACAGAATGAGGAAATGCCTACATCTGAGACAGCTATTGAACCTACTGTTGCAAAGACAGATTCTGCTGAAGTAACTGACTTTGCTTCTGTATCAGATTTTTGCAATAGAATTGAAAATGCAAGTACTGAACAAAACCGCGGTGTTGTTGAGGTTTTGGTTGAACCAGctgaagagaaagaggaaaataTGAGTTCTTTCTCAAGTGACATATTTGAAGATGCTAATG GGTTTTCTATGATCAACGCTATGCAACAAGATGACGATTCGAAGCTTGACCAAACTTGTGTCATTATTTCAAAAGACGAACTTGAGTTTGCTCCCAGCGCAACAGTTAATCGGAAGACTATTGAG AAAAAATGGCTGCAACCCTTTTCATTGATTAAGAAATCTGCAAGGAAGAAAGAGTACGAAGAACTTGCATTGTTGCATGGGAAAAATGAAATCGGAAATGATGATTGCATCGAGAGTTTATGTCGGGAGGATATTTTTGAACCCGAATGGGAACTTCTCTGA
- the LOC131626743 gene encoding uncharacterized protein LOC131626743 isoform X2 encodes MSIAGESVKKLYSTAMEDLLSPSTTSALVLPIGHYAGISEKSLQRTKKLSGTNLDHCYYVKADNFKSGVKPQVESADVESNIGSNVNQQNEEMPTSETAIEPTVAKTDSAEVTDFASVSDFCNRIENASTEQNRGVVEVLVEPAEEKEENMSSFSSDIFEDANGFSMINAMQQDDDSKLDQTCVIISKDELEFAPSATVNRKTIEKKWLQPFSLIKKSARKKEYEELALLHGKNEIGNDDCIESLCREDIFEPEWELL; translated from the exons ATGAGCATTGCTGGAGAAAGTGTTAAGAAATTATATTCAACTGCCATGGAAGATTTGCTTTCTCCGTCTACAACCTCGGCTCTTGTATTGCCTATAGGTCACTATGCTGGTATCTCAGAGAAGTCGCTTCAACGTACCAAGAAACTAAGCGGTACCAATCTTGATCATTGCTATTATGTCAAAGCGGATAATTTTAAATCAGGTGTAAAACCACAGGTTGAGAGCGCAGATGTTGAATCAAACATAGGTAGCAATGTAAATCAACAGAATGAGGAAATGCCTACATCTGAGACAGCTATTGAACCTACTGTTGCAAAGACAGATTCTGCTGAAGTAACTGACTTTGCTTCTGTATCAGATTTTTGCAATAGAATTGAAAATGCAAGTACTGAACAAAACCGCGGTGTTGTTGAGGTTTTGGTTGAACCAGctgaagagaaagaggaaaataTGAGTTCTTTCTCAAGTGACATATTTGAAGATGCTAATG GGTTTTCTATGATCAACGCTATGCAACAAGATGACGATTCGAAGCTTGACCAAACTTGTGTCATTATTTCAAAAGACGAACTTGAGTTTGCTCCCAGCGCAACAGTTAATCGGAAGACTATTGAG AAAAAATGGCTGCAACCCTTTTCATTGATTAAGAAATCTGCAAGGAAGAAAGAGTACGAAGAACTTGCATTGTTGCATGGGAAAAATGAAATCGGAAATGATGATTGCATCGAGAGTTTATGTCGGGAGGATATTTTTGAACCCGAATGGGAACTTCTCTGA